A stretch of the Candidatus Hydrogenedentota bacterium genome encodes the following:
- a CDS encoding class II aldolase/adducin family protein, translating to MNDVRQARAAVREMGTRLVRAGLVVGTWGNVSVRLGGQVIITPSGADYAALTDEDMPLVDLATGAYEGPKPSSEKGLHLEVYRQRKEIGAVIHVHSPNASTLAAARRELPPILDDIAQLIGPGVRVADYALPSTKKIVRATVRALRGRMAALMANHGAICLGRDLDEAFLCCQVLEKGCKAFIEAEFLGGAKGINYFEAALMHQFFLRKYSRQWKQK from the coding sequence ATGAACGACGTACGGCAAGCGCGGGCGGCGGTGCGCGAAATGGGCACGCGCCTGGTGCGGGCAGGCCTCGTGGTCGGCACGTGGGGCAATGTGAGCGTGCGTCTCGGCGGCCAGGTCATCATCACGCCGAGCGGCGCGGACTATGCCGCGCTCACAGACGAGGATATGCCCCTCGTCGACCTCGCCACGGGCGCCTACGAAGGGCCGAAACCGTCGAGCGAAAAGGGACTGCATCTCGAGGTGTACCGCCAGCGCAAGGAGATAGGCGCGGTCATCCATGTGCATTCTCCGAATGCTTCGACGCTCGCCGCCGCGCGGCGCGAATTGCCGCCGATCCTGGACGACATCGCGCAGTTGATCGGCCCGGGCGTGCGTGTGGCCGATTATGCGCTGCCGAGCACGAAGAAGATCGTGCGCGCCACGGTCCGCGCATTGCGCGGGCGCATGGCCGCGCTGATGGCGAATCATGGCGCCATTTGCCTGGGCCGCGACCTGGACGAGGCCTTCCTGTGCTGCCAGGTGCTCGAAAAAGGATGCAAGGCATTTATAGAAGCGGAATTTCTGGGCGGCGCAAAGGGCATCAACTATTTCGAAGCCGCTCTCATGCATCAGTTCTTCCTCCGCAAGTACTCCAGACAATGGAAGCAGAAGTAG
- a CDS encoding aminotransferase class III-fold pyridoxal phosphate-dependent enzyme, producing MSYAISEYPDVREIYRKLDTLMSLPPVTIRRDALQAYLDRLDTQCAMSKAMITEAKDFIPGGVQHNLSFNYPFPLVIDRAEGPYLYDLDGNRYIDFLQAGGPTVLGSNPPGVLEPVIELLRKSGPVTGLFHEFELKIAKEIARHMPAVEMFRMLGSGTESVMAAIRVARLATRKNYVVKMGGAYHGWSDQMVYSLKIPRSGRFEAHGIPRACVKYTTEAAPNDIESLERRLFLNRLRGGTAAVIVEPVGPESGTWPVDKNHNAEVRRLCDKYGALLIFDEVVTGFRIGLGGAQGYFGVQPDLTIFGKVVAGGYPAAGGVGGRRDLILLMAAGLESGKKRAYVGGTLAANPLSAAAGYFAIREIERTGACRKAGLAGDRLTRGLNGLIQRLGLPFVAYNQGSICHLETVGGMFVKLEYLHILRVLKEIKARKHAMEEYGAAYLAEGIITLAGSRLYTSMADTDDVIDDALARFERVMDHVDRSALNKEAAV from the coding sequence ATGTCGTACGCTATCTCGGAATACCCCGACGTTCGGGAAATCTACCGCAAGCTGGATACTCTGATGTCGCTGCCGCCGGTAACGATCCGGCGGGATGCGCTGCAGGCGTATCTGGACCGGTTGGACACGCAATGCGCGATGTCCAAGGCGATGATCACGGAGGCGAAGGATTTCATCCCGGGCGGGGTGCAGCACAACCTCTCGTTCAACTATCCGTTTCCACTGGTGATTGACCGGGCCGAAGGACCGTACCTCTACGACCTCGACGGGAACCGGTACATCGACTTTTTGCAGGCGGGCGGGCCGACGGTTCTGGGCTCGAATCCGCCGGGCGTGCTGGAGCCGGTGATCGAGCTGCTGCGAAAGAGCGGGCCGGTCACGGGCCTGTTTCACGAGTTTGAATTGAAGATCGCGAAGGAGATTGCGCGGCACATGCCCGCGGTCGAGATGTTCCGCATGCTGGGCAGCGGCACCGAGAGCGTGATGGCGGCGATCCGCGTGGCGCGCCTGGCCACGCGCAAGAACTATGTGGTCAAGATGGGCGGCGCTTATCACGGCTGGTCGGACCAGATGGTCTACAGCCTCAAGATCCCGCGCAGCGGCCGTTTCGAGGCGCACGGCATCCCGCGGGCTTGCGTCAAATACACCACGGAAGCCGCCCCGAACGACATCGAATCGCTGGAGCGGCGGCTGTTCCTGAACCGGCTGCGCGGCGGCACGGCAGCGGTGATCGTGGAGCCGGTCGGCCCGGAAAGCGGCACCTGGCCTGTAGACAAGAACCACAACGCGGAAGTGCGGCGCCTGTGTGACAAGTACGGCGCGCTGCTCATTTTTGATGAAGTCGTCACGGGTTTTCGAATCGGCCTGGGTGGCGCCCAAGGCTACTTCGGCGTGCAGCCCGACCTCACCATCTTCGGCAAGGTCGTGGCGGGCGGGTATCCCGCGGCGGGCGGCGTGGGGGGGCGGCGCGACCTGATCCTGCTCATGGCGGCGGGTCTGGAGAGCGGCAAGAAGCGCGCTTACGTCGGCGGCACGCTCGCGGCGAACCCGCTGAGCGCCGCGGCAGGCTACTTTGCCATTCGCGAGATCGAGCGGACCGGCGCGTGCCGCAAGGCGGGGCTGGCGGGCGACCGGCTCACCCGCGGGTTGAACGGCCTGATACAGCGGCTCGGCCTGCCGTTCGTCGCGTACAATCAGGGTTCCATTTGCCATCTCGAGACGGTTGGCGGCATGTTCGTCAAACTCGAGTACCTGCATATTCTGCGCGTTTTGAAGGAGATCAAGGCGCGCAAGCACGCGATGGAGGAATACGGCGCAGCGTACTTGGCGGAAGGGATCATCACGCTGGCGGGCAGCCGGCTCTATACGAGCATGGCCGACACGGACGACGTCATCGACGACGCGCTGGCGCGGTTCGAGCGGGTTATGGACCATGTGGACCGCTCCGCACTCAACAAGGAAGCAGCGGTATGA